In a genomic window of Salmo trutta chromosome 32, fSalTru1.1, whole genome shotgun sequence:
- the nr5a5 gene encoding nuclear receptor subfamily 5, group A, member 5, with the protein MYVPQGHADQGQALCQAQPLDLLSSEGSSTSQELKTEPETRPDQAEVCPVCGDKVSGYHYGLLTCESCKGFFKRSVQNNKRYTCAERQSCPMNPSQRKRCPYCRFQKCLAVGMKREAVRADRMRGGRNKFGPLYRRDRQMKQQRGVYHHQQHNTTPYRIKLESAQTHQPSVSNNIHLMSSHTLAPLPSDNFHQSQAYPSNMGHSELPPMLLDCTMNRDRRALAPPPSLAYPEVYHRSIHGGGSGYHQEKSEMMPYSYGPAPPTPPTPNGLLTTPTITPSSTPTPTSTLTAPTPSFLAQLLEGEPDEHRLCAKVLASLQREHASRGKHDCLNTFSIMCKMADQTLFGLVEWARNSALFKELKVEDQMVLLQSCWSELLVLDHLCRQVAYSREGCIYLVTGQQIEVLNILTQAGVTLTSLVSRTQDLVVKLKALHLDTQEFVCLKYLVLFNPDVKSVQDRGQVERTQERVNHTLMDHTLYTHPGHTDKFGQLLLRLPEVRSISLQVEEYLYQRHLQGDLPCNSLLTEMLHAKHS; encoded by the exons ATGTACGTACCCCAGGGCCACGCGGACCAGGGCCAGGCCCTATGCCAGGCCCAGCCTCTGGATCTGTTGTCTTCGGAGGGATCGTCGACAT CTCAGGAGCTGAAGACCGAGCCAGAGACCAGGCCAGATCAGGCGGAGGTCTGTCCAGTCTGCGGAGACAAAGTGTCTGGCTACCACTATGGGCTGCTCACCTGCGAGAGCTGCAAG GGTTTCTTCAAGCGTTCGGTGCAGAACAACAAGCGTTACACCTgtgcagagagacagagctgtcCCATGAACCCCTCCCAGAGGAAACGCTGCCCCTACTGCCGTTTCCAGAAGTGCCTGGCCGTGGGCATGAAGAGAGAGG CGGTAAGGGCAGACCGAATGAGAGGTGGCCGGAACAAGTTTGGCCCTCTGTATCGACGAGACAGGCAGATGAAACAGCAGAGAGGGGTctaccaccaccagcagcacaACACCACCCCCTACAGGATCAAACTGGAAAGTGCACAAACGCACCAGCCTTCTGTTTCAAACAACATTCACCTGATGTCCAGTCACACATTGGCACCCCTGCCCTCTGACAATTTCCACCAATCGCAGGCCTACCCCTCTAATATGGGCCATTCAGAGCTCCCCCCCATGCTTCTGGACTGCACCATGAACCGGGACAGGAGGGCTCTAGCTCCTCCCCCGTCCCTGGCTTACCCTGAAGTGTACCACCGTTCCATCCATGGAGGGGGATCAGGATACCACCAGGAGAAAAGTGAGATGATGCCTTACAGCTACGGCCCGGCACCTCCAACCCCGCCCACACCTAACGGGTTACTCACCACGCCCACAATCACCCCGAGCTccaccccaaccccaacctcCACGTTGACTGCTCCTACACCTAGCTTCCTGGCCCAGCTTCTGGAGGGTGAGCCGGATGAGCACCGGCTGTGTGCCAAGGTGCTGGCCAGTCTGCAGAGAGAGCACGCAAGCCGTGGGAAACACGACTGCCTCAACACCTTCAGTATCATGTGTAAAATGGCCGACCAGACTCTGTTTGGGCTCGTGGAATGGGCCAGGAACAGTGCTCTCTTCAAGGAGCTTAAg GTGGAGGACCAGATGGTGCTGCTGCAGAGCTGTTGGAGTGAGCTGCTGGTGCTGGATCACCTGTGTCGACAGGTGGCCTACAGCAGAGAAGGCTGCATCTATCTGGTCACAGGACAACAG ATTGAGGTGTTGAACATCCTGACCCAGGCAGGGGTCACTCTGACCAGTCTGGTGTCAAGGACTCAGGACCTGGTGGTTAAACTCAAGGCCCTCCACCTGGACACACAGGAGTTTGTGTGCCTGAAATACCTGGTCCTCTTCAACCCTG ATGTGAAGTCGGTGCAGGACCGCGGGCAGGTGGAGCGGACCCAGGAAAGGGTGAACCACACCCTGATGGACCACACCCTCTACACCCACCCGGGTCACACCGACAAGTTTGGCCAACTGCTGCTACGGCTTCCTGAGGTTCGCAGCATCAGCCTGCAGGTGGAGGAGTATCTGTACCAGCGCCACCTACAGGGTGATCTGCCCTGCAACTCATTGCTCACAGAGATGCTGCACGCTAAACACAGCTGA